The genomic DNA ATCCCATTAATTTCTGCGTCCGAGACCAATGCTCCTTGTGCGCGCAGTAATCCCGATGCCCCTGGTGGGGAAAATAACATATCCCCTTGGCCGAGCAGTGTCTCAGCACCGCCTGTATCGAGAATAGTCCGACTATCGACTTTCGAGGACACTTTAAAAGCGATCCGGCTTGGAAGATTGGCCTTAATGATTCCGGTAATAACATTGACGGAAGGACGTTGTGTCGCGAGAATGAGGTGAATTCCCGCGGCTCGCGCGAGTTGGGCGAGGCGTGCGATATACGTTTCAATATCCCCAAGGGCAACCATCATGAGGTCTGCGAGCTCATCGATGATGCAAACAATATAGGGCAATTTCTTGTTTTCAGAACCGTCGGGGTTGGTTGGCGGTAGTTTTGGGAACTTTTCACGATAGTTCGCGATATTACGTACACCTACTTTGGCGAAAATCTGATAGCGCCACTCCATTTCCGCGATCAGCCATTTGAGGGCACTTGGGACCTTTTTCGGATCCGTTACGACGGGAACTAACATGTGGGGCAACTGGTTGTAATTTTGCATTTCGACGATTTTGGGGTCAACCATGATAAACCGTAGATCCTCGGGGGAGGCATGGTAGAGCAGTGATGCGATAATGGCATTAATACAGACGGTTTTTCCTGCACCAGTGGCACCTGCAATGAGTAGGTGCGGCATTTTAGCTAAGTCGTAGATCATCGGTTCGCCGGTTACACCGCGTCCAAGGACCATCGGAATTGCGGCTTGGATATCAGCCCAACTTTTGGATTCGAGGATTTCGCGGAGATGAACACTTGCTGGATTTTGGTTAGGCAATTCAATGCCGACACAGTTTTTACCGGGCACCGGAGCCATGATGCGGACGGAGCGTGCCGCAAGCCCCATCGCGATATTTTTATCGAGGCTGACAATTTTTTCGACACGGATTCCGCTTTCAGGCGTAACTTCATAGCGCGTAATTACAGGGCCACGGTGAATTTCTCCCGGCTTAACCGCGATGCCAAATTGCGATAACACTTCGATGAGGCGCTGCATAATTTGGCCACAATTTTCCGTGCTACTGCTCGTTTTCGGTGAAGCTTCCAAGAGATCAATTGGTGGGAAAAAGTAGTTAGTATCACGTTTTTTAAGCGGTGCACCTGTTTTATCGATAGGCTTTTCTTCGAAAATCTGGAGATTTGTTTTTTGTGGAAAATTCTTTTCTGAGGTTGGAATAAGTGGCTCATCTATGGCTACTGGGACCTCTGGCACTAACGGTATTTCTTCCGGCTCATTAATGGGCTGGAGGGGCGTTGGAAGGAGTTCAGAAGACGCTTCCTCTGTTCGTTTTTGTTTTTTCAAAAGTTTGTTGATCGGAAGCCCGCGGATACTTCGGATTACAAAGGAACACAAATTTTTCAGGAGTTCAGCGATTTTGCGCAAAAGAGGATGTTGGAATAATAGCGCAAAATAGAGACCCAATAAGAAAATCAAGGTCCCGAGGAGAAGCAGAAGTGTGCCAATTTTTCCTATAACGGGGAGACAAAAACGTTCAACGACGATGGTTCCTAAAATTCCGCCGGAACCCGCGGAGAGACGTAGCGTCGAGATTGGAAGTGGCCGATAATGCTGTATCCAAGCGGATAGAAGCATGGATAGAAAAACAACGCCACTTACGAGAAAAACGTGCCAGGTCGGACATCGCGTAGGTCGGATGCAGGAAATTGCTAAAACTAGAGGAATCAGTGGCAATAGGTAGCTCGATAATCCCACGAAACGCAGAGACCAAAACGCGAGCGATGAGCCGAGGGTACCCGCTAAATTGCCATTTGCATCGCAATGCGTAGTAATATAGTGCGATTGTTGCGGGGTGTAGTCGAAGATCGCGAGTGTGATAAATGTGGCGGCGAGTGCAAAAATAAGCGCAAAAAAT from Verrucomicrobiota bacterium includes the following:
- a CDS encoding DNA translocase FtsK 4TM domain-containing protein; amino-acid sequence: MQEKFADAQKLLYLARILAIVVAMFAALSLPKRIFFALIFALAATFITLAIFDYTPQQSHYITTHCDANGNLAGTLGSSLAFWSLRFVGLSSYLLPLIPLVLAISCIRPTRCPTWHVFLVSGVVFLSMLLSAWIQHYRPLPISTLRLSAGSGGILGTIVVERFCLPVIGKIGTLLLLLGTLIFLLGLYFALLFQHPLLRKIAELLKNLCSFVIRSIRGLPINKLLKKQKRTEEASSELLPTPLQPINEPEEIPLVPEVPVAIDEPLIPTSEKNFPQKTNLQIFEEKPIDKTGAPLKKRDTNYFFPPIDLLEASPKTSSSTENCGQIMQRLIEVLSQFGIAVKPGEIHRGPVITRYEVTPESGIRVEKIVSLDKNIAMGLAARSVRIMAPVPGKNCVGIELPNQNPASVHLREILESKSWADIQAAIPMVLGRGVTGEPMIYDLAKMPHLLIAGATGAGKTVCINAIIASLLYHASPEDLRFIMVDPKIVEMQNYNQLPHMLVPVVTDPKKVPSALKWLIAEMEWRYQIFAKVGVRNIANYREKFPKLPPTNPDGSENKKLPYIVCIIDELADLMMVALGDIETYIARLAQLARAAGIHLILATQRPSVNVITGIIKANLPSRIAFKVSSKVDSRTILDTGGAETLLGQGDMLFSPPGASGLLRAQGALVSDAEINGIVDFLYQKNGGPKFETSVQEQIENDGVGSDNDWDDEMIPKALEIIRSNDRASTSFLQRKLKIGYNRAARIMDTLREQGLVGSDPEQDSF